In the genome of Phocoena sinus isolate mPhoSin1 chromosome 15, mPhoSin1.pri, whole genome shotgun sequence, the window AGGGGGTGCTGTGGGAGGGAACAACACAACAGAAATGACGAGACACCAAACTGGGACATCACAGCCGGGCTCTCCTGGGGCCGCACCCTTGGGTAAACGCCAATTCTGAGCCGCCGCCTTCTTCCATCTCTTCCATCTCTTCCAATCCCCCCAGGGGCTGCCTACTTTTCACAGCCGTTGAGGTgagggtgggtgtgggtgggatACTGTTCAGCTGTAGGCTTTCCTCCTGTGATGCAGAGATGTCCTCTCCGTGCCGCCTGGAGGGGCCTGCAAAGCAGCAGAGGCACATGTTAACTGTAAACCAGGTACCACCACAGacacttttagtttttcaagaCCTGCTCAGAATTTGGTAAGGAAAAGTTATAAAAGAAGGGAATGGAAAATCTAGATGGTCTCATTATGACACGACTAAAAACGAGTACAGCCCTATGTACTATAAAAAGTAGGGTTTACAGAATTGTACCAAGGACTTGTCCAAGAAAAGCTCATTACACAGCttagaaaacaagaaggaaagagaCATACATTCCACAGATAAACAGTAACATACAAACACGAATGTGAGAGAGGGTTGGAGTCCCTAAGATTGAGAGGTCTCAGTTAATCAATGAAGACATCTGAAATCCTATTCATTCAAGATTTCTGTAGTGAGAAAAAGCTTGGAATGGCCTGAAATGAGGGAGGAAACATGAGGGttaaggagaaacagaaaaacgGGAGACTGGACTTTTTAGAAGCCAGAAAAAATGAGATAACGGCAATGTCAGCACAGTTCTAATATGAAGGGTAAATGGAAGACCTGGGGCTCAAAATATTAAGGACTCTCTCCTGCAgagctccaggaaggcagaggaggagaaaaaaaacccaaaatgtctTAGAAAACCTaggtaatgctatttttaaaacataagtcaaATCCATATTAGTATTTGTCAACTGTAAACGTTCATACCCCCATtatcctccctccccacagccttgtTTGTACACTGAAACCGGCAACCGGAGAGTGAGCTGCTTCTGGTTTAAGCAGAGGGCTACCAAAACAGGGAAGAGCCACGTCCGTGAGCTGTGTTCCCAGAGAATAAATCTTGGGCCCCCACGTGACTCCTAATCTCTCCAACCTATTATCACTGGTGTAATGTCCACAGATTTAGCCCTGGGACCTCTCCCTATCTCCATCTTCACTGGCTTCCTTAGCCATTCAGGTTCATGACTTTAAGTACCAACTCCCACATCTATCTCAAGTCTGCCTGCCCCCCTCCTCCAAATTCCTGTCTGTCCAACATCTCCACCTGTAGTAACATGGCTCATACCAAAGCCCTGGTCTCATTTCTCACTCACAGCCTTCCCCATCTCAGGTGCTATCAACTCCATCCTTCCAATTATTAGGCCAAAATCCTTGGAGTCATCCTCAACTCCTTTCTTTCTTACATCTTACATTCTTTCTTATTATGAGGTCCTATTAGTGATATCTTGGAAGTATGTCCAGAATCTGGCCGCTTCTCACCATATCCGCTGCTCCCCTGGCTCACACACTCTCATCTCCTGTCTGGGCCCCCACAGCAGCCTCCTCACCAGCTCCTTGGCTTCAACCCCTGCCTCTCCTTCGGTCagttctcaacacagcagccagaaggaACCCCTTAAAATTTAAGGCAAATCCTGTCAATCCTGTGCTCAAATCCTCCAATGTTTACCCATCTCACTGTGAGTAAAAGCTGGAATCTTTATTCTGGCTCGTATGCGCTGGACTCCTACAACCTCTTTGGTCTCATATCCTACACAGTCTCCATTCAGCAATACCGGCCTTCTCTGCTGTTCCTTGAATGTGCCAGAGACATTCCCACCATGGCCTCTGGACCGGCTGCACCCTCTAGTCTGCTATTCTGATATACACAAGGCACCCCCTCTTTCACTTCCTTCAGTTTTCTCTCCTGTATTTATGTTCTCTCCAAGGCCTTCCCCAATCACTCTTTGTAAGACTGCAATCCCCACCTCACCAGTATTTCCCCATCCCCAGTTCACTGCAGTATTCTCAGCACAACTGAGCAcaaggtgctcagtaagtgtctGCTGAATGAACCATGGAACCGATCTTTTCAGTTTTCTCCTACCTTTACAAACTCTGTTTTAGGCAAACCAATCTATACATCTATGTGCTTTGGCAAAATCTTACCTTTCTATGTTCTGCTTGTGCTCTTCTGCTAGCCCATGATACTCACTCCTCTGTTCAACTTATATAAATCTTACCCATTTTTCAAGATCCGGCTTAAATCCCATCTTCTTGATAAAGCCTTCATAGGTCAACTAAACTTAAAATGATACCTTCCTTCCCTGAATTCTATAGCATTCCTCTATCAAATCCCTGGGAATTTATTACTTACTGGTGACTTCATAACTCAGATTTTCTatgaatgtattttctttcttttctattagaTGGTAAGCTGCTTGAGAATCCTTCATGGCCTCTAAAACACCTAACACGGTATCTCGCATATAGTATGTCCTTAGGTGGTATACAAAAGACAGTAAAAGGAATTCATACCCTAcctcacaacacacacaaaaattaactcaaaatggatcacagggtttccctggtggcgcagtggttgagagtccacctgccgatgcaggggacacgggttcgtgccccggtccgggaagatcccacatgctgcagagcggctaggcccatgagccatggccactgaggctgcgcgtccggagcctgtgctccacaacgggagaggccacaacagtgaaaggcccgcgtaccgaaaaaaaaaaaaaaaaaaaaaaaaaaatgggtcacagacctaaatgtattAGCTGtaactagaaaactcttagaagaaaacacaggaataaatctttgtgactttagGCAATAGCTTCTTaagacatcaaaagcacaagcaacaaaaaaaagataagttgaatttcaccaaaattaagaacttctgtatttcaaaggacaccatcaagaaaattaagacaacccacagaatggaagaaaatttttctgTACCACACATCTGATAAGAGACTTTtgtctagaatatgtaaagaactcaacAAGAAAAggacaacccaatttttaaatgagcaaaggatgtgaacagacatttctctgaagacatacaaatagccaataagcatgtgaaaatatgctcaacagcattagtccttagagaaatgcaaatttaaactacaATGAATGAGATACCAATCCACAGCCACTAGGagatggataaaataaaaaatacagtaacaagtgttggcatgaatgtagagaaactggggcccttgtacattgctgttgggattgtaaaatgatgtaggcactttggaaaacaatttggtagtttctcaaaaagttacacatagagttaccatatgatccagcaatttcagtTCTTAGGTATATctcaagagaagtgaaaacctacatccacacaaaaacctacacatgaatgttcacagcaccaTTATGCCTAacagaaagtggaaacaacctcaatgtcaattaactgatgaatggataaataaaatatggcatatccactcaatggaatgttatttggtCATGAAAAGTTATGAGGTACTGATAAAATGCtaagcatggatgaaccttgaaaacatgatgcttaGTAAAAGACACACAAGGccacataccatatgattccatttatacaaaatgtctaAGAATAGGCAAacccagagacaggaagtagattagttATGCTGCCTAGGCTGGGGGAATGGGGAGAATGGCGAATGActactaacattttaaaatgtaccctagggcttccctggtggcgcagtggtttagagtccgcctgctgatgcaggggacaccggttcgtggcccggtccaggaagatcccacatgccgcagagcggctaggcgcatgagccatggccgctgagcctgcgcatccggagcctgtgctccgcaatgggagaggccacaacagtgagaggcctgcataccacaaaaaaatttttttaaataaaaataaaatgtaccctaaaaagcacaaacacacacCTCAAGCTTGTGATTTCTAGGATATTACCACTTgagactatatttaaaaaaaaaaaagaaaatcagtttaaagaaaacaacaggtAAATTATAAGACAGGTAGTGATCTGAAGATTAAAAAAGCACGAAGattatataaaaatctttaaaaattggaaaataacaaGATGTCACAGAGAGGCATCCTAAATGTACAGATTTCTGAgttcaatctctggttttatGATTAGTTTCTACTTAATTTTTCACAGAAGTTCGCTGTTTTTAGTTGGCTAGATAAACCTTGAAGAAAATGAGTACCCTTAATGATAGTAGGtgattaatgaaataattatttaaccaGACGCAAGAGTTTGAAGGAGGCAAAAGCCAATATGCTGCGTATCTAGGTAGTGGCGATCAAGGAAGTAGCACTGAGCACCCTGATACCTGCATTCAGAGCACTTTACCTTCAGTGCGCCTCTTCTTGGAGCGGGGGTAGCCCTGAGGGTTGGCCTCTGCTGTACTCTCTACAGGGCTGAGGGACTGGCAGTAGGTGGTGACTGGACCCCAGGGACGGCCAGGTGCCTGGGAGACACGTTGCAGACACTTTTCCAGGTAGGACAGTCTAAGaaaggggtgggatggagagggtGAAGTGGTCACAGGCCCTCGCCACACCCTTCTTCTCTAACTCCCATCTTTATCCACCCACGCCCTAACTTACAGCAGCTGCTTGTCCTGATGGAAGAGTCGGGGGGAGAACTCTGAAAGGAGCTCCAGGAATGCCAGATTTGGGGGCTGACTGGAGGAGCCAGCTGGAGGAAGCTCAGACAAGGAGAACCTGATGCCTTCCCTTGGTTGAGTAAAATCATTTTAGGAAGATAGTCCCTTCCCACTTCCCTCCCAGGGCTGAGGCATCCTGTCCAAGTGCTTCTTCCCCTGGACCCAGCCTGTCTCCAAAGGATACCCGCTCACCAACTCTACTGCGACTCCTCGACATGCTTACCCTCCCCCTCTGAGACCTCACTCCCAGCCCTCCCTGTACCCAGCCTCTGGCTCAGCCCTCTTAGGAAGATTCAAGTACCTTGCTTTCCAACCAATACTTCCTTACTTGTGTAGCATGACCACAAGGTCACGGTTCTGTAGCTGCTGGGGTCCAAAGCTCAAGGCAAACCTCCTGGCCAGGTCCCTCATCTCGATGAAGGCTGGAAGCTCATTCAGGCCCTGGGGCCCCTGTTCCTGCAGCAGTTCTGTGTATAACTGTGTCCAGGAGACATGGCACATTTGGGAAAGGGAGAAACAAGGAAGTATAGCATTCCCTTCTCTGCCCAGAAATCCGAAAGGGCTTGGGACACCATCTGCTATTTTTACTCTCTTTCCTCCTAGGACACTGACCCTATTCCTGACCCCCTTGCAACAGAGAGAGGCTTCACCCTGCTCTGTAACAATAAAAATGTCTGTAGTACCTGAAGGGGTTGAGAGAGAACAGACTAGAAAAAGAATTAGGAATTCCCTATCACTTTATTGTTGGTGCTCCCATGTCCTAACTGATGTGGAGTTTCTATAGGGTTGGGGTGGAAACTGCCCACagctaaaaaaaatactttttatggcTCCGTTAACTGTGAAGGTGACTGTCATGTGGAATAAAAGCCAAAGTAAATCAGAAACTTCCTGCTCTGAAGGATCTCGTGTTCTAGACGGCTGTGGGTGGGCTGCAAGGAGGGCACGTCAGGTCTGAGGCACTGCAGGCAGAAGGGCACACCTGCTTGAGGCTCAGCAGCAGGATTCGGGAACAGTGACTTCGGTCAATCTGCCTTGCTCTAGTTAACGTTTCCTTGATAATGTCACCATAGTCATTGTAGAACTGATGGAAAAGAAGTGGAGAAGATACTGTTTGACCACAGGAAAAaactatttgttttgtttctttcttcacagCCCTAACCGTATCTCTTTCCGAAACAGCCTTAGGTAGGGAAATGTGAACCTAAGCATAAAACAACTCATATTAGACCACACTTCTAACCAACAGGTACAAAGCCCCAAAGAAATCAGTTTAGGCAAATAAGGGAAGAAACTCTGCCCTGAGCCCATTTCTTGGAGAAGAAGGATATTAAACCTGCCAGAGCCCAGTGTCATCCAGCACCGAAGCCTTTGCTATTTGTCTCTCCCCACTAGAACAGAAGCTCCAGGAAGAAGGAACCGTTGACTATTTTGTTCACTGAGGTGTCCTTAGTGCCTGGGATAGAACGTACTCAATAAAGAGAAATCAACACAATTCTGGATTAAGGAAATGAGGTATATATCTAGGTATCTTGTGAGGACTGAACCCTCTTCCattcttatttccctttcttaCATTACCCCATTCCATAGActagattcacacacacacaaaaaaaatctggACAAGAAGAATAAGATACTTTCCCTCCAATGAATTTCTTCCTCCTAACAGTTTTTTCTCCACCATTTACTACTAAAGTCTCTTTTCTTTGTCCCTTTATTCTAAACTATTGGCCTTCCCCCCTGCTTCTCCTTTTAAGCCTGATACCATCATCTTTCCAACCCTCCTTTCTGTAGTGCTACAGCGTCTGCAGCCATGGCCGTGCTCAGCTTGGCGCCCTGCTGTACCTTGTTGTAGTGTTTGAAAACATCCGAGGCTGCGTCCATCTCCAGCACCCCATAAAGCAACAGCTTGCAGAACCCAGCCAGGAGGCGGCGCCGCTGGTGCAGCTGCTCTATCTGTAAATGATCCTCCTGGGAATGACCTGGTTCACATTAAGTGCAGAATGGGAAACATCAGAATCACAGATTCAGACCTCCTGCCCTATATGCCTGAGCCCCAGGTATACAGCCCCTGTACCACTGCCCAGTCCTCCAGGCTGGATGAAGACGTGGTCCATGAGGAAGCTGGCCAGCTCAGACTGGAGAGTGGCTTCAGGAATAAAGACAAGGGGCCTAAGGAACTCTCGTCCCCCGACAATCATCTGAGGGCCGAAGATGAGCAGCAGATCACTTAACAATACAAAAGCctgtcagggaaaaaaagaatgctttaaaAGGACAGAATATTGACCAAGACAGAAATTACATTGCCAATTTCCCCTCAGAACGGGGTTTCCTCAGACCACAGGGTCGGGGTCGGGGGGGTGACTCACATCCTGACATACGCTCACTTGAGAAAATGCTCACCTGCTCCTGAATCTCAGGATCCACATCTGAGAGGCAGTTCTGGCAGAGTTCACAGAAGGCCACCATCCTGCCCTTCAAATTCAACAGCTGCTTCTGTGGAGACAATGGCTTCAGCagggagaaatgaaggaagacaCGGACTCCTCCATTCCCGTTCCCCCTACTCAGACCCATATTCACCTGGGAAGCACCTGATCCAGAAACGTGGGTTAGTGTCCAGAGAATGGAAAAATAGACAAGAGTCAAGGCTGGTAAGATCACCTGTAACAACCAAATGTGACAAAATGAGGGTCAGGAGTaaggggcaggtggggagagagagacagacaggcagatacacacaaaggagggaaaaaagaaaaaagcagacagaagagagaaaatgagattaGAAGAGACCCAATTCCTTTTCCGGTAGAAAAAAACTGATTCTGGAAGTCTTCAGAGGATTCTATCCTGAGTAGGAATGCCACCTCTCCCTAATTTATTTGAAGTCTCCTAGACCCCCTCAATATTATCCTTGACTCCCCAGAAACCAGAGAGAATGGCTGTTTTCAGGTGCTGGAAAGTACAGTCACCTTCCAAGATTGGGATGGAAGGAACGACATACATGAtcaagatctctctctctctcatctgctCCACAGCCCTGGGACTCGAACTGCGTATGTGGTGGCCACCTAGGACACGGCCCTTAAAActcctctcctgcctccatgTCTCCAACTTGTCTACTTGCCTGGTGAGGAACCTCTCCTGTGTCCACAGCCTTCCGGAGGAGTCGGTAGCAGGGCTCATAGAGCTCCCAGCGAGTTAGGTCATGGGCActttgtggggggagggagagaaaaatgttACACTGGAAGAGAATGAGAGGAATCAACCCCACAGACAGTGGTAGAAACAGAAGAAGGAGCAGGAGGGGAGCTGCTCACTTGTAGAAGGCAGAGAGGCGCTTCAGGGTGGCTGCCAGACTGTACACCTCATCTTCATCTAGGAAGGAAgactgaggaagaaagaaggtcCACAGTGGATTTTCCCAAGAACTCACAGATCCACACCCCCCATCTTGGGGCCTCTCCCACACAAGTCTGGGGTGTCCCATCATGCAGCCCCACTTCCAACCTGCAGCAGCTCTTCAAGCTCCTGCTGGAAGCGGTCAGTCAGCAGATCCACAAGTTGGCTGCGGGCAAAGTCCACCCGGCTGAAGAACGTGAACTCCGGATTACAGAGCAGATAGAGGGCATGAGCACCAGCCTCAAGCACCGCTGGTTCTGCGTGCTTCACCACCACCTCTTGGAGCTGCTGCAGGAGCAGCTCCAGGTGCTGAGAGAGAAAACGGTGGGAGAAGACCGTGctgtgggggggcagggaggacaaCTCCTCCGGGAGGGTctagaggtggggagggaagaaacaGGGTCGAAAGCTTTAAACTTCAAGGATAAGATGCCTCAGAAAGGGAGGGCTTATTGGTTTTTCTAGAATCCAGGTTCTTGAGAAAAACCGGATACTGGCAGTAGAACCTTTGGCCCTAGGATGAAAGTAGCAAAGTATAGGGAACGtgtcctcctctctcctcactttCTCCAAGCGCCTGGTGCAGTAGATGTTGAGGTCAAAGTAGTTGAGAAGCTGCAGCAGGGGAGCAACCTTCTCTGCATCAGCTGAGAACTGTGGTGATTGAGAGAGAAGCCTAGTTATTACCTGCTATACTGCTAATCTGGAGTCCAGTTCCTTCCACCTGCTCATTCCCAGAGGCTGAGCAGTGGGGACCCTCTACCttggccaggagctgggggagcagGGGGATGAGGTGCTCAGTCAGCTTCACCTTGTCGTCGGCTTGGATCTTACGTTCTTTGGGTGTTAAGCCCTGGAATTACAatcatttgggggtgggggtaaaagtgtgtgtacatgtattcCTCTGCCCAACAATTTTATCTTCCCAGGAAGGAAAACTCAGCAGCTcccttcaatttctttctctgGAAATGGAAGTCTTtgaggggcagaggaaggagcaccTGAACCTAAGACTTGAGGATTAGGACAGACAATATCTGCCTGGATTTAATATTGCTAAGCAACCTACCCTGCCCCTCTTGCCATACCTTCCTCCCCGTGACCCGCCCCACAGGCGGGTGACCCTCGGAAGCTTGCCGGACACTGGACACAAGGATTTCTGTCAGTGTGCTCTCCTGTACGTCGCCCAGGTCTGAGGTGGCAGGAGGATGGAAAACAGAATCACAGGGTAGCCACCCTCCATCTCCAAGGACCCCACCGCCCCACCGCCCATGACACCTATGCCTTTCACAAGTCAGGAGAGAAATCTCTCCTGGTTTCCTACTAGGAGATGAGAGGTCCCCTCCCCTGGCTACCAGGTGGCACACACTCTGGTCCTTCTCCAGCAGCAGGCTTGTCAGACTCTCCCAGTCCTTCAGCTGAGGCCCCGCACAGTCCCACAGGCTGTCTACTAAGTATGCAGCGTGGTAATGGAGCTGTGGAAGAAGACAGATGTTAAGTTACTGAAGCCACATGTTAAAACTCTAGAAATTGGCTACTAATGAaccatttctctccttcctgcagTGCCAGCTCCCATCCTTCTCTACCTGAAGGTCTTACGCCTGAGAGCCCAACAGCTCCTTTTCATACGTCACCTCACTCTCCACAAAAAAGGACAGCAGAAGGTGGAAGAAAGTCCTCTGGGAGCGTGGACTTCGGCGTCGCTCTCTCTCACCCACCGTTCTTGTCTCACACTCAGGGCAGAAAAGCCTGGTAGGGGGGACACAGGGAAAGGGCATAGCACGGAAGGAAGTAAGCAGTGCAACAGTTACCATGGAAGGAAGAAACAGTTCAAGGagaggattaaagaaaaaagaggcacAGAGCTAAGGAAAGCCCCAAGGTGTTGAGAAGGGAAGGAGACACCAAGGGAGACTTTATAGGTATGGGGAGCCCTTAGAAAGAGCACCAGCAGATGATGGAGAGAAAACAACAGACGATGGTGTTAAAGGAACAAACGAAAAGAGGCCCACTCACTTCCAGTACAGAAACTCCCCCACAGCAGAGGCCAGGGCTCTGTTAGAGGCATACACAACAGGGTAGATGCTCTCACAGTCTGCCTCTGTCAGCATCCCTTCCATGTTCCTGCCAGGAGAAATGCAGAACAAGCAGGTGGATATGGATGTCGTCCTCTAGCCTCTAACTAAGGCtagaaacaaaaagggaaaaccaacaaggaTTAACTCACAAAGAACTTCCAAATGGAAGAGTGGAAAACAGAGGGATATGAAGAGTTAGAGAAGATAGGAAATTTGCCCCCTGAAGATCCTGCAACTCGGGAGTGACCTCTGTCTTTCAACCTGTATATAAACAAGAGTCAACCTATGATCCGCGGAGGGATAGGACTCTGGAACGGCCTGTCTGATGCTGAAAGGTAAGTCTGAGATGCTTGCCTCTCCACTTCCCAGGACTCACTTAAGGATAAGTGTTAGTAACCTGACGGCCTCCACTGCCACGTCATACTCTCGGTCCATGACCATGGAAACCAACCGGTCCTGTAAAAAGGAGAACATTGCTCAATAGCTCATATATCCATCCCAAAACACCACTTTCTTAGAATCTGAGGGATTCCTAAAGACAGGGTGTAGAAGCAGACACTGGGATATCTATGGATATATGAAAGTAATAGACATGGATAAATGAGGTGGGGAAATGGGAACCACAGACAGAGCCAAGCACAGGAGCACTGTCCCGATTTTACCTTAAGCGGCTGGTAAAGAGCTCCAGGCGTGCAGTCCAGTCTCGGTTGCCGTACAGCCCCTTTTAGAGCCTTCAAGCACTTCAGACGGACTTCTCGATGCTACTGAGGAGAAGGGAAATGTGGCTGACTCCTCCTCTACTCACCCTCACTGGGCCTCCATACCTCCCTCTCAGATTACTCATTCTGGGCCTGGGTGTCCTCTGTATCGAGGACTCTGAGATGTCTCAGAGGACAATGAACAGCTGTCTTCTCACTTAAAATCCAAAAGGATCACAGCAGAATTTAGCAATCATGATTAAAAGGATCTTTTGGCTACCACCCTAGCACTTGCAATTACCACCCTGTCAACTTTCTCGCCTTTCCATAGGGAAAGTCCTTCTCCACTCGACTGTGGTTTTGAGGCATTTAATCTCCTAGATATATCTTTCTCTCTCCTAACTTATCCTACCCTCCCAAATACTGGGGGAATTTCGAGGTTCAGTGTCTTGAGGAGTGATCACCTGACCACTAGTGAAACACCTAAGTGGCAAGTACCAGGAAAAGGCTGAAGCATCCTAGGGCAGGGAAGAGGACTGACTGAACTCTCACCTTATCATGCAGGGTCCagccaatatattttaaatagctgTCAGTGAGGAAAGAGGTACTGTAGCTTTGCATCCAAGACCCAATCTCCTCAATGCAGATAGCACGGATCTCAGGAAGGACATCCCTAGGCACAGAGAGAAACTGACCCTTATTACCTTCTCTCCAAACTCACTTTCCATCCCAGCAGATACCTCTTTGTCACAGGAGAATCTATTTTCTTGACTAAACACCAGGTACTAGGCCTTTCATTTCCTCCTCCcaatgtgaatattttaaaaagtgaacactTTCTTTCTGTAACCAACCTATAAAATAGTTGAACTTATCCTCCATGCCCCTTTTAAAAACCGATTTTGGAATTTAATTTAGCTGTTGCCCaaactgcgtgtgtgtgtgtgcgtgtgcatgcgtgtgtgtgtgtgtgtgtctaattgaggtacagttgatatacaatataagtttcaggtacaacatagtgattcacaatttttaaaggttacattcaTAGCTACTATAAAATAtaagctatattccctgtgttgtacaacataTCCACCTGTCTGTTTTGCTTCCACTTCAAGAAAAGATTACATCAGCTAAAGGGTTCTGGAAAGGCAGAGGTTGAAATCTAGGTAAGAGTGAGACACAAATACTGAGGAAGAAGTTCTTTACCCAGTATAAAACTcccctgccgggcttccctggtggcgcagtggttcagagtctgcctgccgatgcaggggacatgggttcgtgccccagtccgggaagatcccacatgccgcagagcggctgggcccgtgagccatggccgctaagcctgcgcgtccggagcctgtgctccgcaacgggagaggccacaacagtgagaggcccgcgtaccaaaaaaaaaacaaaaaaacagaaaaaaacctccCCTGCCTTTAGCACAGTGTAAGGCACAGTGAAGTGGGCTAGGAAAACGCTTGCCGAGCTGTACACCCTCAGAAAGGTCCTGCCTTTTGGCTCTCTGCTCTTATCCTCTCAAGGCTCAAGCCCCagaaagatgggggaggggaggtctcAGGCAAAGCTGGAGCAGAAGAATACTCAGCAATGCCTTACCCTCTTATTGTCTCTCCCAGAAGAGTTTACACGATCCTTTGTAGGCGGGGATAAACTAAACCTAATTTGGAACATTTGTTGCCCCAGCTGTACTAGCTGTGGGACTAACCAGATAACTCAGGGTTAGGAGGAGACCTCGTCACTTCTACAGACTCCATAACTGAGGACCAGCCACTTCAATGAGAGGATCCCAGTAACTCACCTGTACCGATGTACAAAGACACCCCTGAAGAGGGCATTCATCATTCCCTCAATCTCCTCTTGATGCTCTGTGAGCTGGAGGACAGGGAGTAACAGGTCAATCTCTCATGTCCCCCAATAATATAAGGccacaaaaatataagaaaagcatGACATCCACCTACTTCCTATTAATAAGAGGACACAGTCTGAACCTCTGGTATCCTTTGTTCCCTTTTAaaccttctaattttttttttaaattttcaggaCATTTGGCTTTACTTCCCACACGTTCATAATACTTCTATCTCCCaaaatcattttttcccccacatgAGAAATATACATCTATAGTAAGGTATGAAAGTTACAGACCTCTAACTTTCTCTTTCTATGGATTAGATAACTTGGAAAAGAGTATCACCTACTCATCCACTTGTGACAGTGGACAGGCCGGTGAAATCAGGCAGTCAACAGATACATCTAAAATACAAAGTTGATGAGAAGGGTGGAGTTTGCAAACAAAAGTAATTAAACTAATCAGTCAAAAGCAGcgaaaaagaaaatgtagccaGTAAGTTATCAGAATAGAAAAAGGTTAAACCTTCTAATTCTGGAAGAAGCCGTATAGTCAACTAATGCCTCAGAGATTTgtgtttggaaaaaataatatccCTTCTGTGTCTCATTATTTTGACtatctttggctattcagaggcCCTAGCTG includes:
- the STAG3 gene encoding LOW QUALITY PROTEIN: cohesin subunit SA-3 (The sequence of the model RefSeq protein was modified relative to this genomic sequence to represent the inferred CDS: deleted 1 base in 1 codon), which produces MATLRSSSSQSHSCSSPSSGSSPLRRAGRTGPRSMSASSSSSVAVPCDHRDSDQTSEGDSESLSAGEGSDFEDNLRRNVKKRAAKRPLKTTPVAKRPKKGSQMVRAHGQKESEPPASDLFDAVKAAKSDMQSLVDEWLDSYKQDQDAGFLELINFFIRSCGCKGTVTPEMFKKMSNSEIIQHLTEQFNEDSGDYPLIAPGPSWKKFQGSFCEFVRTLVYRCQYSLLYDGFPIDNLISLLTGLSDSQVRAFRHTSTLAAMKLMTSLVRVAFQLSLHKDNNQRQYETERNKGPGQRAPERLESLLEKRKELTEHQEEIEGMMNALFRGVFVHRYRDVLPEIRAICIEEIGSWMQSYSTSFLTDSYLKYIGWTLHDKHREVRLKCLKALKGLYGNRDWTARLELFTSRLKDRLVSMVMDREYDVAVEAVRLLTLILKNMEGMLTEADCESIYPVVYASNRALASAVGEFLYWKLFCPECETRTVGERERRRSPRSQRTFFHLLLSFFVESELHYHAAYLVDSLWDCAGPQLKDWESLTSLLLEKDQNLGDVQESTLTEILVSSVRQASEGHPPVGRVTGRKGLTPKERKIQADDKVKLTEHLIPLLPQLLAKFSADAEKVAPLLQLLNYFDLNIYCTRRLEKHLELLLQQLQEVVVKHAEPAVLEAGAHALYLLCNPEFTFFSRVDFARSQLVDLLTDRFQQELEELLQSSFLDEDEVYSLAATLKRLSAFYNAHDLTRWELYEPCYRLLRKAVDTGEVPHQVILPALTLVYFSILWTLTHVSGSGASQKQLLNLKGRMVAFCELCQNCLSDVDPEIQEQAFVLLSDLLLIFGPQMIVGGREFLRPLVFIPEATLQSELASFLMDHVFIQPGGLGSGHSQEDHLQIEQLHQRRRLLAGFCKLLLYGVLEMDAASDVFKHYNKFYNDYGDIIKETLTRARQIDRSHCSRILLLSLKQLYTELLQEQGPQGLNELPAFIEMRDLARRFALSFGPQQLQNRDLVVMLHKEGIRFSLSELPPAGSSSQPPNLAFLELLSEFSPRLFHQDKQLLLSYLEKCLQRVSQAPGRPWGPVTTYCQSLSPVESTAEANPQGYPRSKKRRTEGPSRRHGEDISASQEESLQLNSIPPTPTLTSTAVKSRQPLGGLEEMEEMEEGGGSELAFTQGQPLLGAQRLRSSSPQHFQTPLNSLGPGLGSRLTRLSLMEEDEEELEIQNDSSEEWQGTGKQSSPSEHGLDLLDFAELNTEVSVPKTDCGRQVKRSCASLGDAGR